The sequence TTTCTGAGAACTAGGACTGTCCTCAGATGAACTCGCCTCCTCCGGCTGCTGCTGCGGCGGCCGCCCGcggaagactttttaaaagggCGATGCCAGGCCGGGGCGCGCGGCCCGCGAGTGGCTGTGCCGCCCGCCAGTCTGCGGCCCGAGCGGAGCGCCCGCCCCCGAGCTCGGGTGATTCAGCGTGCGCGGCGCGGGGCTCCTTAGAGCGCAGGGGGCTGCGAGCTAAACTTATCCTCCTGCATATGCATGAACGGGTGGCCTTTCTGCTTGGCAAAGGAGAGGCCTGGAGTTTTGCGGAAGGCTGCTAAGTGGAGCGAGAGCAAAGTAGGGCGTCGTGCAATTTTTCGCTGGGCcggatccccccaccccccctgcgTGTTAACTGTCATTATGGCCGCGGGCGTTTCACCAGATAGGGGTTTACCTGATTGCATTTCAAATCCGGGCACACCGCCATTGTTGGAAGCCCGATTCTTTCAGCTTCTCCTCCGtcttccccaaactcccaccTTCCCCTAATTCCTCAGCTCTTAACTAAGACGAAAACTGTGCTTCTCCCACCGCACCTCCCCCCCGTCCCCCAAATACCCTCTGTGCCTTGATGGGACCGCTGAAGTCGAAGGGCCTGGGTCCTGAAAGAAGTTTTGGATCCAGCCCAGAGTGAGGTCCGACACGTGATTCCCTACCCTCAGTGGGCCATCTGTTCTCCTTCCTTCCCGCCTGGAGGCTGGCAGCTCTGCCCAGCACCGTCCACGCCTCCcagcaggaaagaaggaaagagtgaGAAAAGCCAGCGTTGGCGGAACCCACTACCTACAGAGTGCAATTTCAAcctaaacctctctgagccttgggcaTGGGTGAGACTGGGCAATGTGTATATTAGACTAAGCTTCAGGTGATTAGCTCCCCGGGAATTGCTTTGGGCTCCTTTGCTTTGGATTAAAACCAACAGGGAATGCGCCTGGGAATGGGCTGAATTTGCCTGGAAATAACTCACTTGAAGCTCGGGTGGGAAACTTGTCTAGGAAAAGGGATGGGATTCTGTGACACCTCTCTGACCCCAGGCCACTTCGCACAAACtaatttgaagaaagaaaaagaacaagaaattgAGGAATAAAGGATTTAGGTGATCTTGGATGAATTTATATTTGTGCCTGCTCTCCAATTAAATATTGATTTAAGGTATTCTGACCTTTACTGCCCTAAAGAACTGTATTTGTAAATGCACAGCAGAAGAGTTGGTGTTTAAAAAACCCAAGTATTAGGCTTTTTTGGTTGGGGCATGAGGGGGGCCCAGAGACTATGTAGATGTATTAGTCTAGTCTCACTaattcacagataaggaaatagCTCTAAGAGGTTGCGTAAGGTCACACAGCCCCTCTCAGGCCCAGGAGGCCAGTTTCCTACCCCATGGTGATTTAAACACCTGCTGAAAATCAGCTCACTGTAGGTACTGCCTCTGAGGAGGGGTGATAATGATAATTACTTTAGGAAGCACAGAAAATCAGACTTCTTGCTACAGGCATTGTTCTTGAGAACTTGGAAAATAAAGCCAAGACTTAGACAGGAATTAGGGAGGAAAATGCATACTTTAAAACGATAAGCACAGTTCTAGTCTCTGAATGCTTGTGCTTCTCTCAGTTGGCTTGTGTAATTTTGAAATGTATGTTTACAAAGATTAACTTGGGGGAAAACAGAGTTCTTATATTTATGTGGCATAATGTATACTTTACTAGTAAATTATTCATTGTAATTAGGGATGATTCACATTAATCTGGGATAATTTATTTTGCCAGAATTTTAATTGGGACAATTGCATACTGGCAAAAAAGCATAAATTAGTTTAAATCATAAAACTATTATAATATGCACCCTAGCACAGAAAGGAAACCCTATTGttgaaaatacaagaaaaaaatcctgatgtAGGAATTACTAGTTGTTGTGAGACATCTGTAACTAtatctatatttgtttttaatgtcatgCCTCAGTGAGGATAGatcctcttttcatttctctatttacCCTTGCCTAACTCATTAGCAGAAACAAATATCTGGAGAGGGAATGagtggaaaaggaggaaaaagagaaagcattCTACAATTGTGGAATTATTGGCTTTAAAAAGATTGTAAATCAAGTAGCATTTATGTTTGTAAATGTGAGAGAAATTCATGTGAATGAAATCTCAGTTGTATTTTATTACTTCTTGTATAATTCTGAAATGAATGGGTTGGAAGAGTTTAGGGTTTATGTCCAGTCCAAACAAAATTAAAGGGAGTTAAAGAGAGCAAGAAGtaaatgtatactttaaaaaaaacctatGATGATTGACTTATTCAAGTTCCTAGATACAGTCTTCAAGAAAAGatacagactttgttttttataataaCCCCACATTAACTCTAGAACTGTCTGCTATGAAGATACCTGGTGCAATGACAGTTACAATGCAAATCTGAGAGAGTAACAGGCCTTGATCATAGTAGTCCTAGAGAGATCCTGCTGGTATTTGTACTGGACCTTAGAGGGGCAAGCAAATGTAGAATTTCTAAGTGGTTATGTAGCCTTGGGGACAGAGTCTGTCCCAGAAAAATCATGAAGTAGGCAAATTTCTTTGGGCTTCAgtgaattattttctaaaattaaggGGATTGGAATACAAGAACTCGAAGATGACTTCACTTTACATGTACCTACCTTACTATGttggtagtggtggtgatgataTTCTTAGTTGACCAGCACCCCCTTTCTAAACTTCCCTTTCCTGTGTAGTCACCTACTGCAATATCTTTCTGTgccattttaaaagcaaaagtcaAACTACACTAGCCTTCAAACTAGGAGGGTAAATTTGAGACCGCTCCTTTAGAGACCAGAACCTTTTCCAAACCTTAACAAAGGCTAATAGCCAGGGTGGGGTTATGGTTGGACCTCATTGCATCTGTGTCACATAAAAGCAGGTACCTCTCACACCCACTTAGGaaagtaaatgcatttttaatcctGTGGACAGTACACCTCCTGCAAGAAACATTGGCCCTAGATTCCTTTTTCAGCTATCAAGATGAATAACAACCACATCATTCTTTCAGAGAGAGATGCAAACCTAGTTAATCAGACTCTCAAGAGCCATACTAATTGTTGATCAAGTAATGCCACAATATTCAATGGCTTTGGCTGGTTCCAGTTCTTAAGAATCTGTTAAGCAAAGTTAATACTTCACAAAACCAGAGTTCAGTTCTGAAGCCCAAAGAGCTAGGAATCAGATTTATGttttccatggagttctctacCTGATAAGGTAGAcaagtcacttctttgcatcttAATGTTAGTATGTGTTAAGTGAGGGAAGGGATACATACACACCCTAACATCCCACAGGAGCtgtggaaagaaaatgaattaaaaatgtttttgaagttttaaaagttatacagGGATTTTTTAGCTCCATTTATTTGAGGGAGATTAAAATAGCGTCAAAACAAAACGAAAACAGCTTACTTAGAATAAACTGCAGGAGGgaaaaagaggaattaaagacgCATCACAAAAGCAAAGATGAAGTGTTCAAAGTAAGTATAGTCAGAACAAAAACAAGCTTTAAAACAGAACTTTTGTCAGCTCTGCATTTTCGAGATGAATTAGTCATAGTTAATGCACTGGGTGGaagaattattaaaaatctaCCTAAAAGTATGCTGCTTCCCAAAACGGAAGAaaacgaattgatgctttctcaTTTGTGTTTATTCTTGGGCAACTTGGCCTGATAATATTTagttgttttctttaattatagaCTCACTTTGCGTTTATTCATCACCCCTGCCCTCCCATACATATCTCCATTTTACTATCAGCAACACAAAGTACAAGGATATATTCAGTTTCACTACAGCTCTTCCCGTTTACAAGAGTGGAGCGCTTGTCTTCGGAACGCCCTTCTGATTGGCTAAGCCAATGTCAGTGACATCAACCAACTTACTTTTGATTGGAAGGTTGGTTGCTGGGACTGTAGCGTTTGCAGGAAGTCACTTAACTGTTTGCGAGCTGGAAAACCGAAACGGACGTTATCTTTTTGTCATAAGAAAGAACGCAGCTGAGTAGGGAAGGTGTATCCTACAACTCCGCTAGCTGGAACGTGAGCCAGGAAGCCTGGACCGCCTAAGGGATTGAGGGGACTCCCAAAGACGTCCAGCTGCTCCTTTCCAGCCTCCCGGCTGTTACCCTTTTAAATGTCAGCGTTCGAGGCTGTAGGGGTAGCACGAGGCATCGAAACGGAACAGTCGGATTGGCCGCGCGCCTCAGTTCTAGACGCACCTCTCCACCGAAAGGCCGTTCTGACTGGCAGCGGGAGAAAGTAAACAGAGTTGAATCACCCTCCCCACTGGCCAATTGGAGGGGGTTCGGATTGTGACGTGATGGGATTCTGCGAAATTGTTACTGTGCGAGAGAATGCCGGCACGGTGCGGACCGGCAAGAGCAGGGGCTCAGAAGCTGTCAGTGGACTGGGGGAAAAGTGTCTCTTAGACCTGGCGCTTCGTCTGGCGCTTGCCACCTGCGTCCAGGTGGTTGGGTGAATGTCCTGGGGCTTCGGCTCGACGGAGAGGCGGCCGAGGGCGTGTACCTCTCTGGCAGTTTCCTCTCCCAGCGCCTCGGGGGCGTTTTCGGTCGAATAAACTTGCGACCGCCACGTGTGGCACCTTTCCAAGGGAGCGAGCTCGGAGTGGCGGGCGCGCCCGTCGGCGGGGATCTCGCCCGGCTCTGGGCATCGGCGGCGGCGAGAGGAGGCAGCGCGGCGGAGACCGGGGCCGTGGATGCTGCGTGCGGAGGCGCTGCCGGTTACGTAAAGATGAGGGGCTGAGGTCGCCTCGGCGCTCCTGCGAGTCGGAAgcgccccgcgcccccgcccccttGGCCACCGCGCGGCGCAGCGCTCGTAGTCCGAGGCCAGGGCACGGCGAGCCGAACCTCCGCAGCCACCGCCAAGTTTGGCCGCGCCGCCGGGGCTGCTGCCGCCCGCACCATGTCCGCGGCCGCCTACATGGACTTCGTGGCTGCCCAGTGTCTGGTTTCCATTTCGAACCGCGCTGCGGTGCCGGAGCATGGGGGCGCTCCCGACGCCGAGCGGCTGCGACTACCTGAGCGCGAGGTGACCAAGGAACATGGTGACCCGGGGGATACCTGGAAGGATTACTGCACGCTGGTCACCATCGCCAAGAGCTTGTTGGACCTGAACAAATACCGACCCATCCAGACCCCCTCGGTGTGCAGCGACAGCCTGGAGAGCCCGGATGAGGACATGGGATCCGACAGCGACGTGACCACCGAATCTGGGTCGAGTCCTTCCCACAGCCCGGAGGAGAGACAGGATCCTGGCAGCGCGCCCAGCCCgctctccctcctccaccctggAGTGGCTGCGAAGGGGAAACACGCCTCCGAAAAGAGGCACAAGTGCCCCTACAGTGGCTGTGGGAAAGTCTATGGAAAATCCTCCCATCTCAAAGCCCATTACAGAGTGCATACAGGTTAGCGGCGGCGTCTCCCTCTCCCACCCAACTCTGGGGTTAGTTAACCTTTGGCCAGGCAGTGTTCCTGGGTGTTAAGGACTCCATATTCGGCCGAAAGGGTGCAAAATTTTGGATGAGGTGctgtttaagtctttaaaatgATTGAACCTGGTAGAGACGGAGAGCTCACTCTCTTTGATCGTCCCCAGCCTCTAGAAGCCATGGAGAGCCTTAACCTGGGGGCCAGAGCGAGTGCTGAGTGCCAGCCCTTGTGCGTGGCTTCGTGGGGAGTGGTGCCGCCCCTCCCCTgtcctgccccgcccccccccccaggacTCCCGCACCGGGCGACTATGGGGCCACCCAACCTGGGCAGACGCTGGCGGGGGCTTGGGGGGACAGAGTCAAATGGcgtatcttttattttattctcctgTGGGATTGCAGCGAAGTGGCCGAAACCTGGGAAGAAGCGGCGCACTTTACATGGAACCTTTTAGGGATGACTAAGGGCTCGGTTAGCTGTATGCCTGCTACTTTTCAGGGCTTGCCAAGGTGGTTTTAAATATGGCCAAGAGTCCTCAGAGAGGTTTAAAATAACACTGCTTCGGGCAGCAAAGGAGTTTGATCAAGTGATGGTTGGTTAACTTTACGACTAGTTAGCCTTTTTAATGAGATTTCAGAGCAGATTTTTTTCCCACGTAATTTAGATCACACCTTCCACCCTGAATAGAGCACTTAGCGAGGAGGTGTGGTCCTTGCCGGAGGTCAAGGCTGATAGTGAAGGTTGGGATGTTTTGGAGGCCCCGTGGGAGGGGGTCTACCGGGGGAGAGCAAAAGGCAGGTCTGATCACTGATGCATGTGGCTGGTAAGACATCTGCAGTATAAAACAGGCTTTGGAGACTTACAGGAACATTGGTCAGTcaattttgttggttttgtttaaCATATTCAGAAAAAGTCGGGAAGCTTTCATGCTTGACCATGCCCTCTCACCACGTTTAGTGTCAGGGTCCTTTATCACTGCTGTTTGATAAGGAAGCACTGTGCCTGGTCCTCTCCTGAAACTCCTTTTCCATCTGTCCTATGACACCATGTTTAAGAGGAGGTTGTCAGAGTTCCTTGGAAAGTATTACCGGTTTTTGGTGTAATTGTTAGTACTTTTAAGGTGAGGTCCTGGGCCTGTGGTTTCAAAATGATCTTTGGTTGGTTtgatttggttttgcttttttgaaaaagGCTACGTAATTGCAtctcatattttatttcctttggaaagTGCTTCTTGTGGAGGTGGCTGCTGGCACAGGAGTAAAGCTGAATTTCCTCCACCGTTAATGTAAAATCAGGTTCTGTTTGGGGTTGTCATCTAGGTTGCCAAAAAATAGCACATTTTACAGTTTGTATCTTCTTGTGCCTGACTTGGGGGATGTGACCTTTAGCATGGCTCCCGGGGTGAAGTAGGGGTGTACTAACCAGGGGGTGTTACTCACCGACAGCTGTTGGGCGGGCCTGGCTGTGTCAGCCATGTTCCCGGAGTTCAGTTCACAGGGACACCCTCTGCCACCTTGAGCAAAGGCACTTTCTCCTTCAAGGAGCTGCCCAGTCCTGCAGCTGAGGAGGCCTGCAGAGCTTCTTTGCGAGCTCCCTGAGTCTGCCCAACTCAGAAAGGCATTCAGGACCATTCCGTTGAGTGATTTCTCTCAGGCATTTACAGAAATGGCTgcttgtgtgtgcgtgcatgcgtgctgcTCTTTAATACTCCATGAGGCAGGTCAGCTCAGAAGAACCTTTTACACAGCCCAGAGTGGAAAACGAAGTGAGATGTTAATCCCATTTTAAATGCTACAGTCGGTCCTTTGAAACTAGTGATGTGGTAATTGCAGTTGTCTTATTTAAGTCTGGGGGCTCTGTGATAATACTAGGACATGGTCAGACAAAAACCACTGCCTCTGTAAAGACCGTCAGAAGCGTACTCCTGCTGGAGAAGGCATTCTTTCTCCTGTGCAAAGGCTACTCTAAATAAAAGACTGGTAGGAGGTCTCATGCATTTGGAAGTTTCTGATTCAGCTTCCAGTTAGATTATTTTTGGTGTGGGGTAGCagcttcttgattttttaaattattggctGGTATTAAACCCAGAAGATGGCTAGGAAATAGCAACTGGCGTGTCTGTATTTTGTGGagactttaaaaactaaaattccaGCCACACCCCCTGCTCTGTGTGGCCGGACCAGAATCCCTCCTGCTGCTGGCTCTCCTCCTCCTGAGCCCCGCAAAACTGCCACTTGTGCAGAACCTGTGGCTTTAAAAGCTGAGCCACTTAAGCAAAATTGTGGTTTAGTTCGGTGCAGTTCCTTCTAGAATCCCCGAAGAGAGAAGATCCTTTTGAGGTGGACCGAGCTGCATTCTGATTTGTCCTACCCTTTCTGAGTTGTGAGGCCTTAACCTAGTTCCTTGCATTCAGAGTTTGTAAACTGGAGGTCTGCTGCTCAATTTGCTTTGCAAAATTTTTGGTTTGGTCAGCGCAGGGTTTATAAACATTTCGTTACTAACGTGGAAAAATAAGGATTTCCGCACAaatccagatttctggcttctctgaaAAAATCAAACAATCTGGCAATATGGGGCCTGAATTCCTGCCCAGCAGCAATTGGCTTGAACTGACCATTCTTTGTAAGGGGCATGtcctttattttaatcatttacaTGGTCTCTGTTGGCATTTAAGTTTTCAATCTCTTCTCtgtttgagcctcagtttcttaatcCCAAGATACGATACTATCTCTGAACTTAGGTTTTTGTGTAAAGATAATAGTTTGTGTGTGATAGGCAGAGCTTAAAATCAGCAAACATAGGAGAAACTTACTTTTAAGTAGTACTgtactttatgtttttttctaatactttgttcagtttgtttttctttacccTCTAGATCAGATATCTTCTCATCTGATATACCTCTAAAGTTTAAGCAGTAAATCCATGTTaatctgaaaaaaagtaaaacaaatatgaACTTTTCTATCTCCAGACTCTTAGGAGAGTGTTATTGTTTTGAATAAGTATTAGACCCACTGGAGTACGTACTTTGCCTGAAAACATATTGGGCTTATTATTTGAAAATGCAACCAACTTTTATCTTGGCACACCCCACATCCACACCAACACGCTCCCCCCGCCTCGGAGCATACACCCCAAATTGGGCCTCCACAAGCCCTCACCCACACCCACTGATTCCCCAACTCTCTCCCACGTGCCCTCAATCTCTCTgtaagcacacacaaaaaaagagtaTCCCAAGTTCCCTGACTTTGTGGTCaccctgcacacacacccacacccatggGAGTAACTTTTGGAGAAGTAAACAACTACATCCAAATTCCAGCTCAGAAGTCATCAGAACCAGCTGATACAGAGTCATCCTAGGGTTGACATTCCAATGATAGACACCCTAAGCCTTATTTCCATGCCAGGTGCAATTTTACTATCATTTTGGAGGGACTTAAATCAACTGTCCCCAAGTGGTGACAGTAGGTTGAGCCTAAGGGCACTGGTTACAGGATTCTGAGAACCAGAAAGCCCTAAATCCCAGTTATCACACCCCACTTCtgtagaaaaagaattttaataattttttcaataGGGCAGAAGGGACATTCATTaaaaacaaggagagataagagctGCAAAGGGCTCAACAGTGGCTGCTCCTGTTTCTCTTTATCCTGTTTGAACATTTCCCTGGGCTACTTAGAATATGTGGTGGAGGGGACCTGGGGAGTTCCCATCCTGGAAGTTATCATCCAAACAGGAAATAATAGCTGAgacttcttttacattttaagatcCAGTTTTTGCCCTATGGGGGCAATTTTTTGGCTTCTCTAGGAATGTCCATCACTGGCTAGCTTTCACTCGGGTCTATTTCCTTCCCTAAgactaaagttttaaaattttggtcaTATAAAATGAGCCAGGCCTGCTCTGTGCCTCATGAACTCTTCTTCCTTAATTGCTCCAAAAAGCTTTGGAGTCAATTTTTTGGTTCAGGAGACTCTAGTACCATCAGAGGTATGAGAAGGACCCACTTCTGTCACCCAGACAGCAGGGGTTTGGGGACAGGGCAGGGTCTTGAAGTGGCCTCTAGGCAGTCCATAAATTAACCCCTGCtcagtaatggcaacccactccagtattcttgcctggaagatcccatggacggaggagcctggtaggctacagtccgtggggttgcaaagagtcggacacgactgagcaacttcacttttcagtCTTTTCCACTTACTCTTCTCTAGTAGAAGGGAGGCCTTGTGCCTTGATCCTTAAGGAAACATTCTCTCTCCCCTGTTCTTCTGTTCATAAGGCTCCCCAAAGTGATGTAGAATAGTGTTTCATAGCCTGACATGCTTCATTAAGTGTAACTAGACTtaatatggtggtggtttagttgcttagttgtgtctgactcttgcaacccccgtggactgtatcctgccaggctcctctgtccatgggattctccaagcaagaatactggagtgggctgccatttcgttctccagaggatcttcctggcccaggaatcaaacctaggtctcctgcactacagacaGATTCATACTTAATATATGTCAGTGTAAATATACACTTAAATCTGAGTGGAATCTGCAGAGATAATTGTTTCCCTACCCTTTATTCCCACTTTGTCTCCCCTAAGGAGATTAGCCCTTTTCCCCCCCATAACTGCCCTCCCCCATGACGTTTTGATACTGTAGAGCTGTTTATGTACTGTGCCCCTTTTGAAGGCTAGAAACATTGGAAGAGCTAAAACTTTTCCCACCTGCCCAAGATCCAATTTTTGCCCTATGGGGGCAATTTTAGCCCCATTTCCACCCCCAGTGAGACTGTCCAGACACAAGCTCATGTATCCTGTCAGGAAGAAATGAGAGCAAAGGACGGCAAATGGGCTCTAGCTGTGGAGGATGATAGGATTCTAAGGACTACAAGGATGTCCTGTTGGGTTTGCTTCTGAGTTTCAGGCAAACTAGAAACTCCCCTGATTCCAAGGAAAGATGGCCCACAGCTGCTTGAGTCCCAGCTCACTGTTGGAATCTCATCCCGGGGGCTAAAACCTGTGAGGGGACCTGAGAGTTCTTTATTCCTGGTCCCTGAGATAGGAAGGACCAGTTGCTTCTTCCTCACTGCCCTCCATCCTTCATCACCCTCCATGTAGCTGACCTAAGAAGACAGAGTGGAGTTGCCTTAGGAGAGCTGCTGTTGCTGGCAGGATTACTGTGTTACAACAGAAAATACAAGAGGAGTAGCATTACAGAGTAAAACCATTGTCTCCTGTGATTGTCCTCTCAAATCTTCTGTGAGTGGTGAGGAGAGGGGACGCACGTGGGGCCTCAGTCAGCGAGGGAGGTACCAGAGTACATTTCGCTCTGTTTTGATGGTAACACCTCATTACCTTCAGCAAAGATGTAACCTGAGGAAAATGAGTTCTTAGGACACTGAACGTAAGGGTCAGATTTACATTCCTGGCCCAATTGTTGATGTTTATCCCAAGAACTAGTCATTCTGCAACGTCTGTGGGAAATTCCCAGATTGAACTTCCCAGGGAGAAACATCATATGACATATTGGGAAAGTGGCTGACAATGGTCTTCCTTAATACGCTCATTGAGAAAAAAAAGTGGGCGGGTAATTTCCCAGTATTCAATCCTTCAGGAGCCCCTAAAACAACCTGATGTTGTACCCTGGTTTAAGTCGGATTTCTTGACCATCATTTTGATTTCTGCATGCCTTATGATCATGAGcattcttgattcttttttttttttttttagctagctTTGCCATTTTTGTTAGTCTCGGCTACCaaaaattttttcctgttttttttttttttttttccctttcttccctttggCTGCTCTCAGGCTTGGAGAAAAAGcttgcagcattccaggcctctgCTGCTTGAATCCTCCCCCACATCCGACCCTCCCACCTTTTCCTAATGTTTCTCCAGCAAGCCCAGCGCCCACTGAAGAACGTAAATTAGTGCCTAGTAATTGGTACAAAggcactttctgtttctatgcaaCAGACGCAAAAAGGAGGGGCAAAGGGAAGGATAAAACCTCACAGATggttaaaaagggaaagaaatggtatCCTCTGCAGTGGTCTTTGAGCAGTCCTGTCTCTCGCTCCGCCTTACTTTTTGTTAGGAAGTTAGTAACAGGCCTAAGCCCAACTCAGGGCCCTTGGTGGCAGTTGTTAGTACCAAAAGAATAGAATTTGGAGGTTGGAAGTGACCTTGAGAGGTCATCGCATCCATCATCTTGTCTGTAAAAAAGTACACTTTTTTACACTTTCAGATGGACAGTGATCGTTCCGTAGAGGCACTGGGGGGCTATGGAGGGTTTGGAAAAACAGCACCAAGGTTCAAAGGCTGGCTTAGCAGGCACCTGGAGCCTCAGCTTGCTCAGCAACACAGTGAGGGCACCAGGCCCTCTGAAGgtgaagttctccaggccagagctTAGCCAAAAGGAGATCTTCCTTCACTGAATTCTTGGCAGTTCTTAGACTTGATTCCTTTCCCCCAGGGTCTCCTGAAGAT is a genomic window of Cervus canadensis isolate Bull #8, Minnesota chromosome 14, ASM1932006v1, whole genome shotgun sequence containing:
- the KLF9 gene encoding Krueppel-like factor 9, with the translated sequence MSAAAYMDFVAAQCLVSISNRAAVPEHGGAPDAERLRLPEREVTKEHGDPGDTWKDYCTLVTIAKSLLDLNKYRPIQTPSVCSDSLESPDEDMGSDSDVTTESGSSPSHSPEERQDPGSAPSPLSLLHPGVAAKGKHASEKRHKCPYSGCGKVYGKSSHLKAHYRVHTGERPFPCTWPDCLKKFSRSDELTRHYRTHTGEKQFRCPLCEKRFMRSDHLTKHARRHTEFHPSMIKRSKKALASPL